A region of Channa argus isolate prfri chromosome 8, Channa argus male v1.0, whole genome shotgun sequence DNA encodes the following proteins:
- the zap70 gene encoding tyrosine-protein kinase ZAP-70 isoform X1 — protein sequence MSTDPAFELPFFYGSISRTDAEQHLKLAGMSDGLFLLRQCLRSLGGYVLSVVWNLEFHHYSVEKQLNGTYCIPGGKPHCGPAELCEFYSKDPDGLVCVLRKPCLRSPDTPIRPGVFDNLRDNMLREYVKQTWNLEGAAMEQAIISQAPQLEKLIATTAHEKMPWYHGKISRQEGERRLYSGVQPDGKFLVRDREESGTFALSLIYGKTVYHYQILQDKSGKYSMPEGTKFDTIWQLVEYLKMKPDGLVIALGEACVNGKAAEKAPSLPASRRIGANKYTPPPQAVAGATNSGAAVAEDRDPLPMDTNVFNPYHNPNDLKKFNIKRSQLLMDEVELGSGNFGCVKKGVLKAETGQIDVAVKVLKNDNEKLVKEEMMREAEIMYQLDNPYIVRMLGLCSAESLMLVMEMASAGPLNKFLSAKKDSVTTENIVNLMHQVSVGMKYLEEKNFVHRDLAARNVLLVNQQYAKISDFGLSKALGADDNYYKARTAGKWPLKWYAPECINFHKFSSKSDVWSFGITMWEAFSYGGKPYKKMKGPEVMRFIEAGSRMECPPGCPERMYAVMKECWTYTHEDRPDFKKVEESMRSYHYSISNKAKPEAAAAAAEPIN from the exons ATGTCTACTGACCCTGCGTTTGAGCTGCCTTTCTTCTATGGCAGCATCAGTCGCACTGATGCTGAGCAGCATCTGAAGCTGGCCGGAATGTCCGATGGCCTCTTTTTGTTGCGACAATGTCTCCGCAGTCTAGGAGGATATGTTCTGTCTGTTGTGTGGAACCTGGAGTTTCACCATTACTCCGTAGAAAAACAGCTTAATGGGACTTACTGCATCCCAGGAGGGAAGCCTCACTGTGGGCCTGCAGAGCTGTGTGAATTTTACAGCAAGGACCCTGACGGGCTGGTGTGCGTGCTCAGAAAACCTTGCCTGCGTTCCCCAGACACACCAATACGACCCGGCGTGTTTGACAATCTGAGAGATAACATGCTGCGGGAGTACGTGAAGCAGACCTGGAACCTGGAG GGAGCAGCCATGGAGCAGGCCATAATCAGTCAAGCTCCTCAGCTGGAGAAGCTGATCGCCACTACAGCTCATGAGAAGATGCCTTGGTATCATGGTAAAATCAGTCGCCAGGAAGGTGAGAGGCGGCTTTACTCAGGAGTACAACCAGACGGCAAATTCCT agtgagagacagagaggagtcGGGAACTTTTGCCCTCTCTCTGATATATGGGAAAACTGTGTACCACTATCAGATCCTTCAAGACAAATCTGGGAAATACTCCATGCCAGAGGGAACAAAGTTTGACACAATCTGGCAG CTGGTTGAGTACCTGAAGATGAAACCCGATGGCCTGGTGATTGCTCTCGGAGAAGCGTGTGTTAACGGCAAAGCTGCTGAAA AGGCACCCAGTCTTCCTGCATCT AGGCGGATAGGCGCAAATAAATACACACCACCACCTCAAG CTGTTGCAGGAGCCACCAATTCAGGTGCCGCTGTGGCTGAGGACCGGGATCCTCTGCCCATGGACACCAACGTGTTCAATCCGTACCACAACCCCAATGATTTGAAGAAATTTAACATCAAGAGGAGTCAGCTTCTGATGGATGAGGTGGAGCTCGGCTCTGGGAACTTTGGCTGTGTTAAGAAGGGAGTTCTCAAGGCAGAGAC ggGTCAGATAGACGTGGCTGTTAAAGTGCTGAAGAATGATAATGAGAAACTGGTAAAGGAGGAGATGATGAGAGAGGCAGAAATCATGTACCAGCTGGACAACCCCTACATCGTTCGCATGCTCGGCCTCTGCAGCGCTGAAAGCCTGATGCTGGTCATGGAGATGGCCTCTGCTGGACCGCTCAACAAATTCCTCTCTGCCAAAAA GGATAGTGTAACTACCGAAAACATTGTCAACCTGATGCACCAGGTATCAGTGGGGATGAAGTATCTGGAGGAGAAGAACTTTGTTCATAGAGACTTAGCGGCTCGTAACGTCCTTCTGGTCAACCAGCAGTACGCCAAAATCAGTGACTTTGGCCTCTCCAAGGCTCTGGGAGCAGACGACAACTACTACAAG GCTCGTACTGCAGGTAAATGGCCATTGAAATGGTATGCTCCAGAATGTATAAATTTCCACAAATTCTCCAGTAAAAGTGATGTCTGGAGCTTTGGCATCACCATGTGGGAAGCCTTTTCCTATGGAGGGAAACCTTATAAG AAAATGAAAGGACCAGAAGTGATGCGCTTCATTGAAGCTGGGTCTCGCATGGAGTGTCCACCCGGGTGTCCAGAGCGAATGTATGCAGTGATGAAAGAGTGCTGGACATACAC gcATGAGGATCGTCCAGACTTCAAAAAGGTTGAGGAGTCCATGAGGTCTTACCATTACTCCATATCGAACAAGGCCAAGCCTGAGGCAGCTGCAGCCGCTGCTGAGCCTATCAACTAG
- the zap70 gene encoding tyrosine-protein kinase ZAP-70 isoform X2, translated as MSTDPAFELPFFYGSISRTDAEQHLKLAGMSDGLFLLRQCLRSLGGYVLSVVWNLEFHHYSVEKQLNGTYCIPGGKPHCGPAELCEFYSKDPDGLVCVLRKPCLRSPDTPIRPGVFDNLRDNMLREYVKQTWNLEGAAMEQAIISQAPQLEKLIATTAHEKMPWYHGKISRQEGERRLYSGVQPDGKFLVRDREESGTFALSLIYGKTVYHYQILQDKSGKYSMPEGTKFDTIWQLVEYLKMKPDGLVIALGEACVNGKAAEKAPSLPASRRIGANKYTPPPQGATNSGAAVAEDRDPLPMDTNVFNPYHNPNDLKKFNIKRSQLLMDEVELGSGNFGCVKKGVLKAETGQIDVAVKVLKNDNEKLVKEEMMREAEIMYQLDNPYIVRMLGLCSAESLMLVMEMASAGPLNKFLSAKKDSVTTENIVNLMHQVSVGMKYLEEKNFVHRDLAARNVLLVNQQYAKISDFGLSKALGADDNYYKARTAGKWPLKWYAPECINFHKFSSKSDVWSFGITMWEAFSYGGKPYKKMKGPEVMRFIEAGSRMECPPGCPERMYAVMKECWTYTHEDRPDFKKVEESMRSYHYSISNKAKPEAAAAAAEPIN; from the exons ATGTCTACTGACCCTGCGTTTGAGCTGCCTTTCTTCTATGGCAGCATCAGTCGCACTGATGCTGAGCAGCATCTGAAGCTGGCCGGAATGTCCGATGGCCTCTTTTTGTTGCGACAATGTCTCCGCAGTCTAGGAGGATATGTTCTGTCTGTTGTGTGGAACCTGGAGTTTCACCATTACTCCGTAGAAAAACAGCTTAATGGGACTTACTGCATCCCAGGAGGGAAGCCTCACTGTGGGCCTGCAGAGCTGTGTGAATTTTACAGCAAGGACCCTGACGGGCTGGTGTGCGTGCTCAGAAAACCTTGCCTGCGTTCCCCAGACACACCAATACGACCCGGCGTGTTTGACAATCTGAGAGATAACATGCTGCGGGAGTACGTGAAGCAGACCTGGAACCTGGAG GGAGCAGCCATGGAGCAGGCCATAATCAGTCAAGCTCCTCAGCTGGAGAAGCTGATCGCCACTACAGCTCATGAGAAGATGCCTTGGTATCATGGTAAAATCAGTCGCCAGGAAGGTGAGAGGCGGCTTTACTCAGGAGTACAACCAGACGGCAAATTCCT agtgagagacagagaggagtcGGGAACTTTTGCCCTCTCTCTGATATATGGGAAAACTGTGTACCACTATCAGATCCTTCAAGACAAATCTGGGAAATACTCCATGCCAGAGGGAACAAAGTTTGACACAATCTGGCAG CTGGTTGAGTACCTGAAGATGAAACCCGATGGCCTGGTGATTGCTCTCGGAGAAGCGTGTGTTAACGGCAAAGCTGCTGAAA AGGCACCCAGTCTTCCTGCATCT AGGCGGATAGGCGCAAATAAATACACACCACCACCTCAAG GAGCCACCAATTCAGGTGCCGCTGTGGCTGAGGACCGGGATCCTCTGCCCATGGACACCAACGTGTTCAATCCGTACCACAACCCCAATGATTTGAAGAAATTTAACATCAAGAGGAGTCAGCTTCTGATGGATGAGGTGGAGCTCGGCTCTGGGAACTTTGGCTGTGTTAAGAAGGGAGTTCTCAAGGCAGAGAC ggGTCAGATAGACGTGGCTGTTAAAGTGCTGAAGAATGATAATGAGAAACTGGTAAAGGAGGAGATGATGAGAGAGGCAGAAATCATGTACCAGCTGGACAACCCCTACATCGTTCGCATGCTCGGCCTCTGCAGCGCTGAAAGCCTGATGCTGGTCATGGAGATGGCCTCTGCTGGACCGCTCAACAAATTCCTCTCTGCCAAAAA GGATAGTGTAACTACCGAAAACATTGTCAACCTGATGCACCAGGTATCAGTGGGGATGAAGTATCTGGAGGAGAAGAACTTTGTTCATAGAGACTTAGCGGCTCGTAACGTCCTTCTGGTCAACCAGCAGTACGCCAAAATCAGTGACTTTGGCCTCTCCAAGGCTCTGGGAGCAGACGACAACTACTACAAG GCTCGTACTGCAGGTAAATGGCCATTGAAATGGTATGCTCCAGAATGTATAAATTTCCACAAATTCTCCAGTAAAAGTGATGTCTGGAGCTTTGGCATCACCATGTGGGAAGCCTTTTCCTATGGAGGGAAACCTTATAAG AAAATGAAAGGACCAGAAGTGATGCGCTTCATTGAAGCTGGGTCTCGCATGGAGTGTCCACCCGGGTGTCCAGAGCGAATGTATGCAGTGATGAAAGAGTGCTGGACATACAC gcATGAGGATCGTCCAGACTTCAAAAAGGTTGAGGAGTCCATGAGGTCTTACCATTACTCCATATCGAACAAGGCCAAGCCTGAGGCAGCTGCAGCCGCTGCTGAGCCTATCAACTAG